From Micromonospora sp. NBC_01699, a single genomic window includes:
- a CDS encoding helix-turn-helix domain-containing protein, with translation MVVGSPPTVRRRQLGRELRKLREAAGFKAEQVALEVRCSPSRVSRIETARVRITPGTVHELLDVYRVEGAERQRLVALARQAQEAGWWQAHSDALTWEYSTLIALEHDATELRTFESSVLPGLLQTEEYARTVLRKTLLEQAGAAAEEKLVVRLARQRILTRAQDPVRLWAVLDEAVLRRQVGGPDVMGPQLRHLVQMSGRPNIQLQVLPFDRGAYACNTGPFLLLGFSSPDGVQDAGEPADGDVVYVENEAGDIYVEKEPGLARYRMVFDNLRTDALTCEESREWLARLAAELP, from the coding sequence ATGGTCGTCGGATCACCACCCACCGTGCGACGCCGGCAGCTCGGCCGCGAACTGCGCAAGCTGCGCGAGGCCGCGGGCTTCAAGGCGGAGCAGGTCGCCCTGGAGGTGCGCTGCTCACCGTCGCGGGTGAGCCGGATCGAGACGGCCCGGGTACGGATCACGCCCGGCACGGTGCACGAACTGCTCGACGTCTACCGGGTCGAGGGGGCCGAGCGGCAGCGCCTGGTCGCGCTCGCCCGCCAGGCCCAGGAGGCGGGCTGGTGGCAGGCCCACAGTGACGCCCTGACCTGGGAATACTCGACGCTCATCGCGTTGGAGCACGACGCCACCGAGCTGCGTACGTTCGAGTCGTCGGTGCTGCCGGGCCTGCTCCAGACCGAGGAGTACGCCCGTACCGTGCTCCGCAAGACGCTGCTGGAACAGGCCGGGGCCGCCGCCGAGGAGAAGCTCGTGGTCCGGTTGGCCCGGCAGCGGATCCTCACCCGCGCCCAGGATCCGGTGCGGCTCTGGGCGGTCCTGGACGAGGCGGTGTTGCGCCGGCAGGTCGGCGGCCCGGACGTGATGGGGCCGCAGTTGCGTCACCTGGTGCAGATGTCCGGGCGGCCCAACATCCAGCTCCAGGTGCTGCCGTTCGACCGGGGCGCGTACGCCTGCAACACCGGCCCGTTCCTGCTGCTCGGCTTCTCGTCGCCGGACGGCGTGCAGGACGCCGGGGAGCCGGCCGACGGTGACGTGGTCTACGTGGAGAACGAGGCGGGTGACATCTACGTGGAGAAGGAACCCGGCCTGGCCCGCTACCGGATGGTCTTCGACAACCTCCGTACCGACGCCCTGACCTGCGAGGAGTCGCGGGAGTGGCTGGCTCGGCTGGCCGCCGAACTGCCGTGA
- a CDS encoding aldehyde dehydrogenase family protein: MKAAPFYVAGTPASGDDVVVVSHPYDGREVGRTSYATADQVDQAVAAAHDVAARAAALPAHVRAAALDHVSRRLAERSEEFARLITAESGKPVKWARIEVTRAISTFRWAAEEARRFSGELQRLDTDPAANGRIALVRRVPRGPVLGITPFNFPLNLVAHKVAPALAVGAPIVLKPAPATPLTALLLGELLAEVTEPRGGLPAGSFSVLPLPNERAAELTGDPRLPVVSFTGSGPVGAAIRRAVPDKHVTLELGGNAAAVICADWASDEDLDWAAQRIATFGNYQAGQSCIAVQRVFVHEALHDRFLSRLVGAVEGLRVGDPADDATDVGPLISESAAVRVEEWVGEAVAAGGAAVLGGPRAGSSYPPTVLTGVPADARVWTEEVFGPVLVVAPVADDRAAFAEVNDSAYGLQAGVFTHSIQTAFTAHRTLTVGGVIVGDVPSYRADQMPYGGVKGSGVGREGVRSAMDDYTEPRVLVLTGIDL; this comes from the coding sequence ATGAAGGCAGCCCCGTTCTACGTCGCCGGTACGCCGGCCAGTGGCGACGACGTCGTGGTCGTCTCGCACCCGTACGACGGGCGGGAGGTCGGCCGTACCAGTTATGCCACCGCGGACCAGGTCGATCAGGCGGTGGCCGCCGCCCACGACGTCGCCGCGCGGGCGGCGGCGCTGCCGGCGCACGTCCGGGCCGCCGCGCTGGACCACGTCTCCCGCCGGCTGGCGGAGCGGTCGGAGGAGTTCGCCCGGCTGATCACGGCCGAGAGCGGCAAGCCGGTGAAGTGGGCCAGGATCGAGGTGACCCGGGCGATCTCCACCTTCCGCTGGGCCGCCGAGGAGGCCCGACGGTTTTCCGGCGAGCTGCAACGGCTGGACACCGACCCGGCCGCTAACGGGCGGATCGCCCTGGTCCGCCGGGTGCCGCGCGGGCCGGTGCTGGGCATCACACCGTTCAATTTCCCGCTGAACCTGGTCGCCCACAAGGTCGCCCCGGCGCTCGCCGTCGGCGCCCCGATAGTGCTGAAGCCGGCCCCGGCGACCCCGCTGACCGCCCTGCTCCTCGGCGAGCTGCTGGCCGAGGTGACCGAGCCGCGCGGCGGGCTGCCGGCGGGTTCGTTCTCGGTGCTGCCGTTGCCCAACGAGCGGGCCGCCGAGCTGACCGGCGACCCGCGCCTGCCGGTGGTGTCGTTCACCGGTTCCGGGCCGGTCGGTGCCGCGATCCGGCGGGCCGTACCGGACAAGCACGTCACCCTGGAGTTGGGCGGGAACGCCGCCGCGGTGATCTGCGCGGACTGGGCGAGCGACGAGGATCTCGACTGGGCGGCGCAGCGGATCGCTACCTTCGGTAACTACCAGGCCGGGCAGAGCTGCATAGCGGTGCAGCGGGTGTTCGTGCACGAGGCACTCCACGACCGTTTCCTGTCCCGGTTGGTCGGCGCGGTCGAGGGGCTGCGGGTCGGTGACCCGGCCGACGACGCGACCGACGTCGGGCCGCTGATCAGCGAGAGCGCCGCGGTGCGGGTCGAGGAGTGGGTGGGCGAGGCGGTCGCCGCCGGTGGCGCGGCGGTGCTGGGCGGACCGCGTGCGGGCAGTTCCTACCCGCCCACGGTGCTGACCGGGGTGCCGGCCGACGCCAGGGTGTGGACCGAGGAGGTGTTCGGGCCGGTTCTGGTGGTCGCCCCGGTCGCCGACGACCGGGCCGCGTTCGCCGAGGTCAACGATTCGGCGTACGGCTTGCAGGCGGGGGTTTTCACGCACAGCATCCAGACCGCGTTCACCGCCCACCGCACGCTCACCGTCGGCGGGGTGATCGTCGGCGACGTTCCGTCGTACCGGGCCGACCAGATGCCGTACGGCGGGGTGAAGGGCAGCGGCGTCGGCCGTGAGGGCGTACGCAGCGCGATGGACGACTACACCGAGCCCCGCGTCCTGGTGCTCACCGGCATCGACCTTTAG
- the nfi gene encoding deoxyribonuclease V (cleaves DNA at apurinic or apyrimidinic sites) has product MTDGVWPATVAEAEAVQDRLRPLVDLVGPGPERPGTVAGLDVAYAEDGDRLAAAVTVLDARTLTVVETAVTVGRAAFPYVPGLFAFRELPALLDALGRLAVTPDLLICDGHGLAHPRRFGLACHLGVLTGLPAIGVGKTPLVGAWDPPAQQRGAWSPLVDGGEVVGRVLRTRDGIKPVFVSVGHRMGLANACARVLDLTPRYRLPETTRQADRLCRVALDLAQAADLD; this is encoded by the coding sequence ATGACGGACGGGGTCTGGCCGGCGACGGTCGCCGAGGCGGAGGCCGTACAGGATCGGTTGCGGCCGTTGGTCGACCTGGTGGGGCCGGGACCGGAGCGGCCGGGTACGGTCGCCGGCCTGGATGTCGCGTACGCCGAGGATGGTGACCGGCTGGCGGCGGCGGTGACCGTGTTGGACGCGCGGACACTGACCGTGGTGGAGACGGCGGTGACCGTCGGTCGAGCCGCCTTTCCCTATGTTCCCGGACTGTTCGCGTTCCGTGAGCTGCCCGCGCTGCTGGACGCGCTCGGGCGCCTGGCCGTAACCCCCGACCTGCTGATCTGCGACGGGCACGGGCTGGCCCACCCGAGACGGTTCGGGCTCGCCTGCCACCTGGGGGTGCTGACCGGGCTGCCGGCGATCGGGGTGGGCAAGACCCCGCTGGTCGGCGCGTGGGATCCGCCCGCGCAACAGCGGGGCGCCTGGTCGCCGCTGGTCGACGGCGGCGAGGTTGTCGGCCGGGTGCTGCGTACCCGCGACGGGATCAAGCCGGTGTTCGTGTCGGTGGGACACCGGATGGGTCTGGCGAACGCGTGCGCTCGGGTACTCGACCTGACTCCGCGTTACCGGCTGCCGGAGACCACCCGCCAGGCGGATCGGTTGTGTCGGGTGGCGCTGGATCTTGCACAGGCGGCGGACCTGGACTGA